CAGTGACCACCCACCTAGCATTGGAGACAGAGAATATATAATAAAGATATAATAGTATCGAAGTCTTAtttaccaacaaggtactcttAGTTTAAGCATACTTACAGAAAGATGAATTCTGAATGTTGAGACCCAactatgtagcaccttaaataatagtttacaaggtgctacagcccatacagcagccacagccaggaacacccggGCGCACCCCTTCTCTTgttgataagtgtactgggttcttttacgtgcgttacaaaCAAcccacgggaccaacggctttacatcccatccgaaggacaaagcaatggttaagtgtcttacttaaggacacaagtgtcacgactgggactcgaacccacactctactgattagaaacaccatagtaacttaaaggcacttgacacctttggtaattgtattccaacatatgaaaacaaaaacaaacctgtgaaaatttgggctcaattggtccttGAAGTTGCCCCGACTCCCTAGAAAAGTGTGAAATGAACACGTGGTGGCGATGGTATTTTGAATTTCCTAGGATTTTACtccaagaatttgtttttcttctaataGAAGaaaacaggattcgaactgcctctagctaccgggcaatctcggtggtcttgtGGGTACgctctgctctagaattgaaaagggtcgtgggtttgaatcccacatgagtaatatgcctgtgattttttcacagaactcacaGAActtaggaaagtactgagtatacactgctaacacacattggtgtatgtgggcaaaaaaaaaaaataaatagaatagtaataataataatctgcaTTTCTttagcgcctaacacctccaaaagaaagtctcttaGCTTCCAGAGAATCCAAAGAAAAATTATGTGTACAATGAATTGAACAGAAATGTTgtgagaagagtcttgaaacttgagaaagtggtagcttgtttgatgtgtagagggagattgttccatgaATGGGGTGCAGCAAACTGATAACTACGTTGACCATACGCTTTGGTAGCAACATTAGGGATAACGAGGGTGTCTTTGTTAGTAGAACAGAGGTTTCTAGTCGGAGCATATGGAGTTAGAAGATCTTTCAGGTAAACTGGTCCACTTCCACGACTGCATAGAAGAAAACATTGTATGAAAAGGGCTTCCTACCTTCCCCGCCAAACACCAGTAACACACACGTCATAATCTTGACAGACTCGGCCATGACGATTGCCGTCGTGCTGAGATACTTGGGTCCATCACCCTGGACACTCCGTGAGTAACGCAGTGTCAAGACCAGCGTGGTCGTCTGCAGGATCAATATCACCAGCGAGACATACTTGATGTTCAATCTGACGGCATTCATCTaagacaagaaaaacaaaaagttaatagTAATTATAGTAACAAcagttttttatataatataattataacaataataaagacTTACAATGCACTATCAACCCTGCTGGGTAtacaaggcgcagtaaaaccaaaaaacaaaatgaaagaaaacaagacaCAACACAATTAGTTCTCGAAAACCTGTGCAACTAaagcactggggtcgatttcactaacgcgttttggtcatcgcaaacgccgaaatcgatcgctaaatctaaaatccatcgcaacttagcgatggatttttagccgacgatttcactaaaacttaacgatgaatatactcgtcgcaaagttttatttagcgatgacaatcttgcgatgacatgttagtggtcgcaaagtaaaagttcatcgcaaacttatgatacattgcgccattctgtgcttatagctatagcggtgtacgttttgactttccgtgatttagagtaaaatgagtggcgctacattattttagtcttgcggtcttttacctggtagactcagattgccgatgacaactatcagagacgcaactgcagcaaagagccccttaatatcggtaaaaaaAGAGATACTATAtaggttcgattattttaaccatcatttttagaaaaaatgtgtaatgtattggaaattgacagtgtgaagcttagtattattagacagatatgtcagtattttcatcaatcccaccgttacaacagatttacgaaaactgtttattaaaatctaaaattataatagaggccataggcctataaatgctttaaccctttgtaaatgaatgcctaaacatcgtccacaatagttcgtatgcaccaacatgacaacgatttacatataaactgcacaatgccatttcatttcgagcgacgaccgacgattttgtcgcgggatgtcaaaggtcactacttttagcctcgtacaaacACTTTATTTgccttttaacgtcatcgcaattgcgatgactttagtgaaacgcagaattagcgacatcgcaattgcgatggatttgaggtttgcgatctcatcgcaagtgtgttagcgatgatcgcaaacatagacgttagtgaaatcggcccctggtcctGAATGCTGATGACTGACATAAGGTTTGGATGcaacaaggaacatgtgaagaatagatgaTGAGGGTAGATTGGCCAGGAAATACATGTAGGGTGGGAGAGGGAAGAGCAGGGCTAGGGACAGAGACAACCCAATGCAAGCTGGCCAGGATTAACTGTGTATTGATCTAAGACACCGCTAATGATAAGCAGTAGGCCTATCTAAGAgtaagaacacagtcaaaatgCAATGCAACACTATTGCGAGGGCCCATAGCATACAATTTAGAAACCTGGCATCATGCCTAAAGCTTGCACTTCACCAATGATGGCCCAATAgttaaacatgaataatgttGTCCATCCGCTTGCCCTAAGTGGTGGACTTAaagttcaaatttgtttatcacccaccactaaaattgtcTAGCTAAAACTCTGGCATTCACTAGGTACATCATATTTGCAGGGATCATTGGTCACAAAGTGAGGGAGGGGCAAGGGGGGGGGaagacatttaaaaataaatcaaaacaaaccatttcCATCCAAAGTCGATTATGTATTAAAGCTGTAATACAAATGTTGACCCTTCCTGTTGTACACCGTGGACAATTTATGGTCACACAGATTATTATAAATTGCCGTTATATATTTGCATATTACAAGGAAAGACTGGCTGTAGCACCCACAGCTGTTGTTTGCCGAGAGGTGTGTACACAAACATCCACGTAACctctattattgttattcaattatTGTATGCCTGAGTAAACAATGGAATGGCACAGTTGCAAGGTTTGCGAGGTTGAACTGAGCGACGTGGACAACAATATTTTTCAGAGGATTGCAAATTTATAGGCAGTCTTTGGAACTTACAAAAACACAGCGCTTACATCCAGATGATTCCATCGTCAAATTTAATCATTCAAACTGAGAGTTGTTGATACAAGAAAAAGCCGAATACATGACACAAAATTAACTTATCTTGATTGAATATCATTTATGAGAGCTcaaaatgtggggggggggggagtcacAAGACCACAGACCTTGTAGCTAAAAATTTTTACTCAAcccaggcctggagtttcatctttgaaagggcaaggccattttcattttgcagagggcacttccattgtaaaatctgAAAGTCAATAGGACACTTttgagggggcaccaaggccaacaccaGGGGCACGGCAGGCCATCCTCCATAGCGTCAATGTAATTCAAGACCTGTCAACTCactctttgttttttaaatagccAGAATCAAATCAAGATCAAACCTCTTGACATAGTTTTATAGGgcctattttgtattttgttttactgttttatttgaaccaAGCATGAAGATATGGAACCCGGATAATTTATCACATTCATGAGTTTACTTCAATACTCAAGAGAATTGAAAGGTGTTTCATCAAattgaaagtcaacatttggaCATAATTTGTTTCCGTTCCAGAgtcagataaataaaaaaagagttCAATGTATTGTTATCGTATACACAAGACTGCCAAAACTCgtcttctcaaaaagtaaagcatttcatggactaatattccaggagaagtctttcactattaccttctgtaaaccctgtaaattatttttaaatctgtgattttttattctgtaccgaaagtgtaggGCTTTAAAGGGAATGGGGGGctttttgtatgacaaaaaaacacaaaatgtccacagatttacattaaactttatgTTTTGAAGCTAGGTCTactgattgtagaaagcttggaatcctttaatttttgtttgctgacgtgctgtagtttttcaaaaaaattgcaaattaatgtcacgaaaataatttttgtctcaggagacagaaattattttagtcttATCCAACGTATTAACAAAGTCTCCTGAAAACACTGCAATTTCAGACTTTTGTCAGAATTCAGACCTATTTGTCAAACCTGCATGAgaaaaaaatgattgtttttccTTCACCCAGCTACACAGTAAAACCAGAACCACCAGCAGTGATTGTAATTTACTGCTGTGCTGGTTCTCAGTTTATACCACTGTTGGATTTCTGGTCTTTGCTTGGAAACATCTCTGGTTCCCAACCATAGTTAGGACATCCCAAATGTAAACACTCCAGTTGGGACTGATCCAAACAACAGTTGGGACAATTCTATAGTTGGGAGGAAATAGTCTTATGGCGACTGTGGTAATTCCGATAATAAAACTGAGCTATAACAGCCCGACATAAGCTCTCcataaaagagatttacacatactTTATACCCGCAAAATTGCTATTTAGTTTCTTCTAAGGTGGGCTAAGTCAGTCCTTACCTTCGGCTGTTCCCCATTTTCATTTTCTTCCAATTTCCTCATTGGGACCTGGACAACATTCACTTGTCAACCGATTACTAAGTTCTAAAAGTCTGCAACTGACGCAGGTCTACATTGTACTTTTAAACTGTGCAGTAAGTGACGTTTGATAGAATTGAGCCTTTGAAACTCATTCATTCACCTTTGTAATAAATAAAGAACACAACTGGTTTGAATGAGTGTGATGGGTGTGCCCATACCTATCAAAGCTCTGTTCGGGAGGCTAAGTTTGGACCAGACAGCATGAGGTAAATTTGAAAGGCAAAGCCCCATGGTGAACAAAACACTAAACCGAAATGCATCAGTGCATTTGGACGCATCACTGCATTTGGTATCTTGCCTAAATGCTAGACACAGTACAGTAGTACAGTACGGGTGAACTGTGGCAgtgtggggggagggggattTCAACCATTCAACTGTGTTCTGAGCTGAGGTGTTTTTAACcaaactttaataataatgGTGGTGAAAtttaaaatggggggggggggggggggaaatgtgggagaatgtttttttttttttacacactaaCACTTTGAGTTTGACTGTGTGCTTTGACAGATGTGTGTAGTTTTACCTCCATGTTTTTAGTTACCTCCCTGTTTTTCACAGACAAACCCAAAACGTACAGCAAAACTATAGAGCAATTTATAGAGCCAAgttttaaaaagcacaaaatattgcttttaaacaaatttctgcttCAGGATTAATACTGACACTGACAGCTTCCAGCCTTCTGATGAAAACCATAAATTCTGGTTTATTGCGGTGCatagcttctttttgtgcttttaaaagcagctctatgaaattgggtcggGGCAAAACTAACAATGTTACCTTTTCACACAGGTACTGGCACTGGCAGGACAGCCTTGAAAGTTGAATGAAAGGTAGCCTATGTATTGTGTAGGTCCTATTGTTGAGGTTGTACTCTTCATGTCATCACCACATCATGTCCGTTCACGCTCGGTGCAGAAACACAATAAATAGCCGAGTGTTTGGGAGCTCCGTGTCCCTTATGTTGCTCCTAAACTTAAAAGTGAATGAACCACGCTGCTCGGCTTGTGCCTGGGCGGTGACACACCCACAACAGAATCTTAAGTTTTACAGCAAACAACTTGAGATTGGGTCAGAGTTTATTGCATGCTCCACCAGAAACATGACAAAAAGTAAACACCAAATTTCAGCTCGctgttttttattctttcttAGAAAATGTGTAGGCTGAAGAAATGAAAAGAGAAACGGTCAATTTGACATAACATCATATCATGCCAACACTTTTTTCAGCAatgaattttacaaattttatatTAACTTCAGAATCAGTAAATGATCTTAGAAACTGCACCTCATTTCTCGTTCTCTGATCCTCTGCATTTCTGAAATCAGCGGTCAAACAAAGCAGCGCCCTCTATCGAATAAAACAAACccaagatggcggcgcccatggtTCGTCAAATTTTGGCACAGAGAGCAAGGAACTCACGGGTTTTCTCGTCTTACAGGAGTTCCTTTTCAACAGAAACTAGCCAGTCGAAACCGAACGAAGTAGACGAGCTTGTGAATAATCCATACCTTGACAAATATGCCGAAAAACTTCAGAAAGTGGAAAGGTACGAAGTCGGATAAAAGTGACCGACCGATCCCCCCCGGGCGGGGGAGGGGCATGGGGTAGTGGGGAGTGTCGGCCAACTATGTTGGCCACAAAAGTGGGGCTAGAGGGGTGGGGACTCTACCTTACCTACTCCGCTGACTTAAGGTTATTAATTAGAGGGACTCTGCTGACTCTGCTGACTTGATTGTATGTAATaaaatagttgcgataacgtaaaaaccctcctgccgacggcggtCGGTCGGAGGGTTgcgtttgtttagatgatcttcccatcaagggaattcggcaaactcccacaagggtgATATAatcaccaagctggcaacaaccaatctctctcatagtcatagtcatacaaacattggtttaacgtctgtgattatgaattgcacaaaatcaagaaattgtgattcagtaattaGACGACTATtttttctagtcattgtgaaattggtggttagctgggggatttgaacccacaatcttgtgattgcaagtcctgtagtctaaccacttgaccacggtgacctTATCGCATCTAGTAATAAAACTGGTAATCTTGCAGTGTGATGACATAGGCTGCCTACCCTTcgtaatatttgtttgttaatgttggtaaaaaaaaacaataacagtgAGGTTGTTGTTGGTTATCCTAGATTCCCTAGAACTATAGTTCTAGCTAAGACTCCAAGAGTATATTATACTCTGTAGCCAATAGTCTGAGCACCGAGTCCTAGAACTATATGATGTCTAAATGGAGGTTCGTACTGCTATACGACAGCGGAATGAACTGCAAATTACAAGTCATATTCATAAGGAGTAGTGTAGCCTGTTCCAAATTGAAGTAGACCTTTTTTTAGATGCAAGTTTATAGCTGGCTATATAGATCCATAGAGGTATAACGCTGTAAAACAAGATCTATAGGTCCTCTGGGAATTGGTGAACATAAAAAATGAGTCGCCAGATAATATAGACCGGTCCCCATCTACAACATTGATGATTTAAGAATGATTATTTGTTTCTAATAATTACAGCTCTGATCCAGATTCTTTTAAATCCAAGTTGGTAGACCTTAAAGAAgcgaagaaaaagaagaaatggAGAGATGAACAAGAGCCACTCCAACCCGCTGTAAGTTTCTATAGAAATAATAacttgattgaaaacattttcccTGAATGATTCGTTTAAACCACCAGCACTTTATTGGATTACAAATCGAACAGCACAATTACTTAGCTCCAATTACAGGTCGAATAAGAACATTTAGtctcaattggtaatcaaaattgcgagagaataatgatagaaaaaatacccttgttgcacaaatttgtgagctttcagatgcctaataaaaggcttcaggcctgaagtcttttaatatttgagtgtgaaattacctctttctcaaaatctatgttacttcagagggagctgttctcacaatgttttatactatcagcagctctccattgctcattaccaagtaagtctgtATGCTAACAAATCTTTTTGAGAATGACCAATAGTGCCAAATGTCttaaaactaaaacattttATTCACTTGTATTTTAATCAGAAATCTGCGAAACCTCAGCCCAAACTTCCCAAACTTCTCAAGCCGTCCAGGGACAATCTCCCTAACAAAGTAAGTGTTATAGTCCTATGGATTCCTCTGCAGCGTGATATTTCAGGCATCAAAATTCCATGGTGCCCATAactttggccttggtgcccttcaataTGTTTCTTCAATTAAGGATAATTAAAGTGTTCTTGCCCTCAAAATGACAACATTTGAGGcctggtattttaacttgtagTTCTTGAacaaatatagcgcgtctgtaTGTCATATCCAACTTTGCCTTTGGCCTTGTTGGATTTGGTACGCAGTTGGCGCTATATTTGTTCATATTCCAATCAGGCTTGGTGATAACTTTTAATGTTATGAATGcatctacattgtacacagtaataataacagtacacagtcaaccctcctactgtctgaccattcagtatCAACCACTGTGGTTTTCAATGATAGATAAAAACTATGCCAGTCTGCAATATGATATGAtatgaatgcatctacacagtgcatagtcaaccctcctaaaAACTTAGCTGACTGTTTGTTgtcaaatgtttctttttttctaggGGTTAGATGCCATCATGAAAATTGATCTGATTCGAGATTTGCCTAAAGCAGAGATTCAGAAGGTAAGGTCAATATGGTGAAACTTTTAATCAATCATTTAAAAGACAGAGAATGTTGCCGCCCCTATTATGCCAATGGACTTATTATGCTTCAGAAATAAGCAAGATACCAGCCACTAATTTGACATGTGACATGCTAGTTTGGATGGTCattttttttctggtaagcaaagttctgttgtgcttagctacttttgggcCCCAAGCCAATGATCATGAAGGGtaatatcttaaagacactgtacactattggtaattgtcaaagaccagtctaatcacttgctgtatctcaacatgtataaaataacaaatctgtgaaaatttgagctcaaccggtcatcgaagttgctagatattaatgaaagaaaaaacactcttgttgcacccttgtcacacgaagttgtgtgctttcagatacttgatttcgagatctcaaattcaaaatctgtgttttatactatcaacctctccccattaggcctactcataatcaagataggttttatgatagtaattttttggagtaactaccaagtgtccactgcctttatctcttaataaacagaaaagaaaaaaagtacccagctggccaagatcATCACTATTATCCcttacaaagttgtttgttaaaggcagtggacactattggtaattgtcaaagactagccttcacagttggtgtatcttaacataagtataaaataacaaacctgtgaaaattttagctcaatcggtcatcgaacttgcgagataataatgaaagaataaacacccttgtcacacaaagttgtgtgcgtttagatggttgattttgagaacttaagttctaaatctgaggtctcgaaaatcaaattcgtggaaaaacacgtctttctcgaaaactttggcacttcagagggagctgtttctcacaatgttttataccatcaacctctccccattactcgtcaccaagaaaggttttatgccaataattattttgagtaattaccaattgtatccactgcctttcaagCCGGGGAAAAAACATTGAAACCAACTAGCGTTACAGACCCTGATCTGAAATATCTGGTTCATTAAAAGCAGTACTTTGTCCGTGAGTGTATAGATTATAGATCAAGATTGattaacattgactattctgatttgattgattattgattCCTCTAAATTTGTCTCTGGTTAGATTTGGACCCAGTACCACGCCAAGAGAGATTGCATCAGTGCCGTCATTCCAGTAAGTTTTGTTATTCCTTTTTGGGGTTGTACAAGACAAGTTTacaagggtgggatttgaaccagtggCCCCCAGATTAAAATGCTGGCCCTCTAACTAGCCCTGGATCTGGACGAGAtcaatattctcaacgctctgATAAGAGCCAAACGataagagaagatgatgaagaaatttcagttttaaaactgggaggaaaaccccagagaattattccagggaaaacccaggcagtcaagtagggactgaaagcccaatccacatagtgcccctggtgggaGCACTGAAATTGGGCTTACCACTGAAGTTGAGCCCAGTTATCTGGATCTTTACAAAAAGTAATTGAAATTGtgattattttatattttgcagtaatgtcatttgttttttccccgtttATTTCTCCTTCATTGCAGGGCACAGTTTATGACAAGATTCACAAGATGTCGCTGGAAAATCCCTTGGTAATGTTTATAGTAACAagttaataacaaattcttttaAAGCGCAAACTGTCTCTATgccctttacattagtgccgtggtcattgggccaaaacatccctttaatctttctagTATACAACCTATTATGGGCAACCCTAGTTGGAGTGGATGATGGGGGAAGCAATCATatggtgcgtttgattagcttccatGGGTTGACCCGGTCTGGCCTCGGTACgtgtacgttcgaatagctttgacgtaattccaggggctcaccctggtCAGCCGCAAGTGCCATGCTTGtgaagtgggtcacttggggctggcccgaggtgcataatgtcaccacgagagggtgagtgatcgttcgattagctcttgtcaaggGACCACTCAAGTGAGCATCGTgaggtcgacacagggaagctaatcgaatgcaaccagatttaagtgtcttgctcaaggacacaagtgccttgaccaggattcgaacccacactctgatggctcggccaccagaacttgagtctgatgcacACAAAAaacgctcagccacgacacaccaaaataattttgactACAAAGTACTTTATGTAGAGTCTGTGCTTTAAGTTGTCACTGCAAAGCTTACTTACTTTCACGTTCAATAGTAATGTTAATAACAGACAATATGTTTTTCCTTTCTGTTCTGTTTCTGTTTACAGTTCCTGTATCCAGTACCCAAGAAGAGTGGTTATGAGTTCTTCTTTGCCCAGTTTGATAATCACATGTGTTATTTCACATCTCTTATTAATTACCAGGTAGGTTTAACCTTATACATTGATGTCATCGTGCCGCCATCTATAACTATGAGTTCTACTActtgatttttcagattttttgggagacttctcagttctattTGTACATCTGGGGAGTTGTTCTGCATCGGCATGTTAACCCCAAGGTCGCAGGTCCAAATCCCACTGtagtaaaaataaatgtgttcaACACATTAAAATTAACCCAGTcggttttccttgtggtttattactttatatattttgtatgtattgtttttttgtggtccagcaagaaaataagaaaatatattttgttatgatCTTTTTTTCCATTCAGGCATACCAGGAGAATGCCCCAGTTCTTCTAAGTCTGACGCACTTTACAGAATTACAGGCAGAGAaaggttggttttttttttggtttttttcatcCTTTGCCGTTTTCTGACAGCTTTCTGCCTCTGTATTTTCAGGTCTTTCTCTACATGATTGCTTGTGTATCTCCCATGTAATGGAATgcgtgttttgttttgattattaaaGGCATTATACTCAAAACTCTGCAAATAAAACTCTTTACTCTagtaattttataaaacaataatgtGATTTGAGTCCGTGTCAGAACATACAACCCTATAGTAAAAACGCTCAGTAACTATGGCGTGtcatggtctagtggttaagagcactgaattcaagctctggtgtttcagatcatcagagtgtgggttagagtcccagtcgtgacacctgtgtcacCCCGGGagtcgccccggtgttcctagtttgattggcagcatattgccccacagcaccttgtaaaccattacatggtgctacataaaaggagtaggtctcataattaaaaccaggggtcgatttcacaaaaagttaggactagtcctaacttaggtctagtcctaggagatattcaaattgcatggatagtcctaaattaggacgagtaactagtcctaactcgagataagactagtcctaactctttgtgcaatccacccctggtcccacataccttacaggaAAACACTGTATGTGGAAGTTCATGAGCGTCaccgagtgacggatatgcacgctatataagaagccactattgttattattattattattagtgttgTACTGTCCACTTTGGGAAAGAACACCCTCCGATAAAAAATAAACCTAGAGGATTTAACAAAGTCATTTGACAACTTTGTTTTTTAGGT
The nucleotide sequence above comes from Asterias rubens chromosome 12, eAstRub1.3, whole genome shotgun sequence. Encoded proteins:
- the LOC117297336 gene encoding ATP synthase mitochondrial F1 complex assembly factor 1-like isoform X3, which gives rise to MLHQKHDKNSDPDSFKSKLVDLKEAKKKKKWRDEQEPLQPAKSAKPQPKLPKLLKPSRDNLPNKGLDAIMKIDLIRDLPKAEIQKIWTQYHAKRDCISAVIPGTVYDKIHKMSLENPLFLYPVPKKSGYEFFFAQFDNHMCYFTSLINYQAYQENAPVLLSLTHFTELQAEKGVVLMRGEMDTNLVSVQDAQFLANELQLYYATDNAERQQLLKTFNHNQEQFKHTDVIEQLQKTTFELPTSTSSEKGS
- the LOC117297336 gene encoding ATP synthase mitochondrial F1 complex assembly factor 1-like isoform X1; the encoded protein is MAAPMVRQILAQRARNSRVFSSYRSSFSTETSQSKPNEVDELVNNPYLDKYAEKLQKVESSDPDSFKSKLVDLKEAKKKKKWRDEQEPLQPAKSAKPQPKLPKLLKPSRDNLPNKGLDAIMKIDLIRDLPKAEIQKIWTQYHAKRDCISAVIPGTVYDKIHKMSLENPLFLYPVPKKSGYEFFFAQFDNHMCYFTSLINYQAYQENAPVLLSLTHFTELQAEKGVVLMRGEMDTNLVSVQDAQFLANELQLYYATDNAERQQLLKTFNHNQEQFKHTDVIEQLQKTTFELPTSTSSEKGS
- the LOC117297336 gene encoding ATP synthase mitochondrial F1 complex assembly factor 1-like isoform X2, with product MLATKVGLEGWGLYLTYSADLSSDPDSFKSKLVDLKEAKKKKKWRDEQEPLQPAKSAKPQPKLPKLLKPSRDNLPNKGLDAIMKIDLIRDLPKAEIQKIWTQYHAKRDCISAVIPGTVYDKIHKMSLENPLFLYPVPKKSGYEFFFAQFDNHMCYFTSLINYQAYQENAPVLLSLTHFTELQAEKGVVLMRGEMDTNLVSVQDAQFLANELQLYYATDNAERQQLLKTFNHNQEQFKHTDVIEQLQKTTFELPTSTSSEKGS